The bacterium DNA window CAGCGTGGGGACTTGTATATTATTAGTCTGTGCAGTCATGTAGAAAGGGAGGTGAAGCGAACGCTATTTCAGCTCTTCGATCGTCAGGTTTGCATTGGTGAAGATGCAGATTTCCGAGGCGATCAGGAGCGCGGCGCGCACGATTTCCGCGGCGGGCATCTCGGTGTGCTGATACAGTGCGCGGCCCGCCGAAAGCGCGAACGATCCACCGGAACCAAGCGCGATGATGTTGTCGTCAGGTTCGATGACTTCACCAAGACCGGAAATCAGGTACATCTTGTGCTTGTCCATCACGACCATGTCGGCTTCGAGGCGGCGCAGGTTGCGATCCATGCGCCACTCTTTGGCCATGTCCATTGCGGACAGTGTCAGATTGCCGTTATGCTGTTTGAGCTTGCCTTCGAAAATATCGAGCAGCGCGAGCGCATCGGCTGCCGCGCCCGCGTAGCCGACCAGCACCTGGTCTTCAAAGGCTTTGCGGACCTTGCGCCCTTTGCTCTTGATAATGGTGTCATCGAGCGTAAGCTGTCCGTCGCCGCCGATTGCCGCGAGACCATTGCGGCGCACCGCGAGTATTGTAGTTCCGTGATAGTTGCTCATGAGAGGGTTGTTAATGAAAAATTCCAGCGCGGTAGGCGATCACTCGGTGCCGGGTGGCGTGGTCGCGGCGGCGCGGAGCGCCTTTTCGCGGGCGATGAGATCCATCAGCGTACGCGAGAGTTCGGAGTTGTCAGGTTCCTGCCGGATACGGGTTTTGATCTGTTCGATTTCCTGGCGCACCGTCTCGACTTGTAGGGCTCGCAGGCAATCGCGCGCGGTTTGCCGGTCAATCTCGGCGCGGCGGTGCTCGTCGGCCTGCTCATCAGCGTCCGCAGCGGCGATGAAGTCACGCTCGGGCGGTTCCGGAAAGCTGTTGAGCAGCAAAATCACATCGGGATAGCGGCCCAGTTGATACTGATCGTAAAGAAACTGCAAGAGCTTGCGCAATCGCTCGTCGCGGATGTCGTTAGGCAGCCACTGCCCGAAGATTTCATCGCGGATTTCCGGCGACCGCATCAGCGCGATGGCCAGCAGCGTATCCACGCCTTTGGGTGGCCAAGTAGGGGCGGCCTGCG harbors:
- the hslV gene encoding ATP-dependent protease subunit HslV — translated: MSNYHGTTILAVRRNGLAAIGGDGQLTLDDTIIKSKGRKVRKAFEDQVLVGYAGAAADALALLDIFEGKLKQHNGNLTLSAMDMAKEWRMDRNLRRLEADMVVMDKHKMYLISGLGEVIEPDDNIIALGSGGSFALSAGRALYQHTEMPAAEIVRAALLIASEICIFTNANLTIEELK